In one window of Arachis ipaensis cultivar K30076 chromosome B06, Araip1.1, whole genome shotgun sequence DNA:
- the LOC107645840 gene encoding 40S ribosomal protein S24-1, translating into MADKAVTIRTRKFMTNRLLSRKQFVIDVLHPGRANVSKAELKEKLARMYDVKDPNTVFVFKFRTNFGGGKSTGFGLIYDSVDNAKKYEPKYRLIRNGLDTKVEKSRKQMKERKNRAKKIRGVKKTKASDAAKAGKKK; encoded by the exons ATGGCGGACAAGGCCGTTACGATCCGAACCAGGAAATTCATGACGAACAGGCTCCTCTCCAGGAAGCAATTC GTCATTGATGTCCTTCATCCAGGAAGGGCAAACGTTTCCAAG GCCGAGTTGAAGGAGAAGCTAGCAAGGATGTATGATGTGAAGGATCCAAACACTGTGTTTGTCTTCAAATTCCGTACAAATTTTGGTGGTGGCAAATCCACTGGCTTTGGTTTGATTTATGATTCTGTTGACAATGCAAAGAAGTATGAGCCCAAGTACAGGCTTATCAGG AATGGGCTTGATACTAAAGTAGAAAAGTCAAGGAAGCAAATGAAGGAGAGAAAGAATAGAGCTAAGAAGATTCGTGGTGTCAAGAAG ACCAAGGCTTCTGATGCTGCCAAGGCTGGAAAAAAGAAATGA
- the LOC107646471 gene encoding serine/threonine-protein phosphatase 7 long form homolog, which yields MAKKHKARDVDRPELHIVNYLSDPNYSSRMMTCDHPLPPDRYHPSVEDHLRVTGFYHASQIGVVQCQKALINALVERWRPETHTFHLPIGECTVTLEDVAVILGLLTNGLPVTGMTLSSFEALEGECFHQFGVAPRKADCRGSGIKLTWLRNLKECIQLTDENSMQRYVKCHIMLLLGTILLGDKSGASVHWKFLPLLRDFHSISHFSWGSACLAHLYKSLCRASRFDCKEIDGPLTLLLAWFWIRLPYLAPPTREPRSFPLANRWRNWERGDNRYRYLSLAHFRKALDEV from the exons ATGGCCAAAAAACACAAAGCTAGAGATGTTGATCGTCCTGAGCTTCACATTGTAAATTATTTGTCTGATCCTAATTAT AGTTCACGGATGATGACATGTGACCACCCACTGCCTCCTGATCGGTACCATCCGAGTGTAGAGGATCATTTACGGGTTACTGGATTTTATCATGCCTCTCAGATTGGAgtagttcaatgccagaaagcaTTGATAAATGCTCTAGTGGAGAGGTGGCGGCCGGAAACACACACCTTCCACCTTCCGATTGGTGAGTGCACAGTGACGCTGGAGGATGTAGCCGTTATTTTGGGCCTCCTGACGAACGGCCTTCCGGTGACAGGGATGACCTTGAGCAGCTTCGAAGCATTGGAGGGTGAGTGTTTCCATCAGTTTGGGGTTGCACCGAGGAAGGCCGACTGCAGAGGGAGCGGCATAAAATTGACATGGCTTAGGAATCTGAAAGAATGTATACAACTGACTGACGAAAACAGTATGCAGAGGTACGTCAAGTGCCACATTATGTTGTTATTGGGTACTATCTTACTTGGAGACAAGTCAGGGGCATCTGTGCACTGGAAGTTTCTACCTTTGCTCCGGGATTTTCATAGTATCAGTCATTTTAGTTGGGGATCGGCATGTTTGGCGCACCTATACAAGTCCTTATGCCGGGCATCTCGTTTTGATTGTAAAGAAATCGATGGTCCGTTAACACTTCTGCTAGCTTGGTTTTGGATCCGCCTACCCTATCTTGCGCCCCCTACTAGGGAACCCCGCAGTTTTCCGCTTGCAAACAG GTGGCGTAACTGGGAGCGTGGTGACAATCGGTATAGATATCTTAGCCTCGCCCACTTTAGAAAGGCATTAGATGAGGTTTAG
- the LOC107646470 gene encoding uncharacterized protein LOC107646470 has product MDDRVALRVYYFGQILLQTSEGVRFSCEKPLDIVIPFTISFEELKGVICEKIGFEISKKISCMVYRYPIPVFGGFVQYQTKYVTDEASMQEMFSMYFETRGQISVIELYVEFEQSEADRNIEGEEYDSDSEEEFESNYEAVAPDGEEDQGDGVVAPNVGDVANALANEDPFEEPSFMRVLDLEAMHAPEFPEYMSAEIPMVADGEFAIGMEFSSREVVMMAVKDYTIRRGVDYRVYELEPLTFYAKCTQYGSGCDWLIRVSMISRKYCWVIRRYNGSHTCTRATISQDHSKLDSNTIAEAIKPLVEADPSIKVKSVIAEVQSKFNYTISYRKAWLAKQKAVKKIFGGWEASYEALPIWFEAMCNKEPSAIVHFETMSAYQGDEEVTDIRVLHRVFWSYYPYIRAFRHCKSVVQVDGTHLYGKYKGCLLVAVSQDDNNNIVPIAFAIVEGETSDAWHFFLSNLRQHVVTRDGVGLISDRHESINAAVARSNGAWSPPRAFHMFCIRHIESNFLRKFKAPYLQKLVVNIGYSRTVREYEVRYQRLRERGEAYTNWLNRIPREQYALAYDGGYRWGHMTTNLVECINSVLKGARNLPITALVKATFYRLNELFTRKRAEAESRITAGHVFSEVVTLKLNANQLASSNIQVNCFDRMNEVFERLDWRVYVHEVYKMDQVRRVYRARFRPLGNPTTWPVYSGPRFVPNPNLRRVTKGRPRMTRFLNEMDTRMLRAPRRCRQCGAEGHSRSRCRRSAGVGPSNPGQ; this is encoded by the exons ATGGATGATAGAGTTGCACTTAGAGtatattattttggtcagattcTGTTACAAACATCTGAAGGAGTGAGATTTAGTTGCGAGAAGCCGTTAGATATTGTTATTCCGTTCACAATCTCATTTGAGGAGCtaaaaggtgtgatttgtgagaagataggtTTTGAGATATCCAAAAAAATATCATGTATGGTATATAGATATCCCATACCGGTATTTGGTGGTTTCGTGCAGTATCAAACCAAGTATGTAACCGACGAAGCGAGTATGCaggagatgttttcaatgtatttTGAAACTCGCGGTCAGATATCGGTGATAGAGTTGTACGTCGAATTCGAACAATCTGAAGCGGACCGAAATATTGAAGGGGAAGAATATGATAGTGACAGTGAGGAAGAGTTTGAAAGCAATTACGAAGCTGTTGCTCCAGACGGAGAAGAAGATCAAGGTGACGGGGTGGTGGCTCCAAATGTGGGAGACGTTGCAAATGCACTCGCAAACGAAGATCCCTTTGAGGAGCCGTCCTTCATGCGGGTTCTGGACTTGGAAGCCATGCATGCGCCGGAGTTTCCGGAATATATGAGTGCCG AAATTCCTATGgtcgcagatggtgaatttgcAATCGGAATGGAATTCAGTTCTAGGGAAGTTGTTATGATGGCGGTGAAAGATTATACCATCCGAAGAGGCGTAGACTACCGTGTGTATGAGTTGGAGCCGTTGACCTTCTATGCGAAGTGTACACAGTATGGATCagggtgtgattggcttatcagggtTAGCATGATCAGCAGAAAGTATTGTTGGGTTATAAGGAGGTACAACGGTTCTCACACTTGTACTAGAGCCACTATTTCTCAGGATCATTCAAAGCTGGATTCGaacacaattgcagaagcaataaagccgttGGTTGAGGCTGACCCGTCGATAAAGGTGAAATCAGTTATTGCGGAAGTGCAGTCGAAGTTCAATTACACCATCAGCTATCGGAAAGCATGGTTGGCGAAgcaaaaagcagtgaaaaaaatatttggaggttgggaaGCATCATATGAAGCTTTGcctatatggtttgaggccatgtgtaACAAGGAGCCATCAGCAATCGTCCATTTCGAGACTATGTCTGCATATCAAGGTGATGAGGAAGTAACTGATATCCGGGTATTGCACAgagtcttctggagttattaccccTACATTAGAGCGTTTAGACACTGCAAGTCAGTTGTCCAGGTTGATGGGACTCACTTGTACGGAAAGTATAAGGGTTGTTTGTTGGTCGCAGTTTCACAGGATGATAACAATAATATCGTCCCTATTGCGTTTGCAATTGTGGAGGGGGAGACTTCTGATGCATGGCACTTTTTCCTTAGTAACCTGCGACAACACGTTGTGACTCGGGATGGTGTGGGACTGATTTCTGACAGGCACGAATCCATCAATGCAGCTGTGGCCCGGAGCAACGGAGCTTGGTCGCCCCCGAGAGCATTCCACATGTTTTGCATCAGGCATATAGAGTCGAACTTTTTGAGAAAGTTCAAGGCACCGTACCTGCAAAAACTTGTGGTCAATATAG GTTATTCGAGGACGGTGCGCGAGTACGAAGTGCGCTACCAGCGTTTACGTGAACGGGGCGAGGCTTATACGAACTGGCTTAACCGAATCCCACGCGAACAGTACGCGTTGGCGTATGACGGTGGCTACCGCTGGGGTCACATGACGACAAACCTAGTGGAATGCATCAACTCAGTGttgaagggtgcacgcaatctTCCGATAACTGCACTTGTCAAAGCCACATTCTACAGGCTTAACGAGTTGTTCACTAGAAAAAGAGCCGAGGCGGAGTCGCGGATAACAGCTGGACATGTTTTTTCTGAGGTTGTCACGTTGAAATTGAATGCAAATCAACTTGCATCATCAAACATCCAGGTTAATTGCTTCGACAGGATGAATGAGGTCTTCGAG CGACTGGATTGGCGAGTGTATGTCCACGAAGTTTACAAGATGGACCAAGTTCGGAGGGTTTACCGAGCTAGGTTTCGGCCACTGGGGAATCCCACAACGTGGCCTGTGTACAGCGGCCCTCGATTTGTCCCGAATCCGAACCTGAGACGGGTGACGAAAGGTCGCCCGAGGATGACACGTTTCTTGAACGAAATGGACACACGAATGTTACGTGCTCCTAGGCGTTGTAGGCAATGTGGAGCCGAGGGACACAGCCGAAGTAGATGCCGTCGGTCAGCCGGTGTAGGTCCCAGCAACCCAGGACAGTAG